One genomic segment of Streptomyces sp. NBC_00239 includes these proteins:
- a CDS encoding amylo-alpha-1,6-glucosidase, whose amino-acid sequence MPGPGPDPGPDPGPGHDLGPDLPLDLDLELDLVERPFTERGSRLLVTAGPDGLRVARAQYETPLDATTELTALVVRDRDGRPAPVVSATPTGVEFANGATLMFADTATLVIAGRDGRARWRLPDGTERTLALTGCHVLTGPPGHWSAPAVRAAARARWDQWFARMPAVRPDLAERARMAWWTLAVNLLPIGGREGLVPSKYGYVGVWNWDALFHAVGLRHAWPALARDQILLLLDHQLPDGRLPDVVHDHGVLAETTDLPRSDLARLGEHVGRANGAAPSSGVVPVTKPPLAAWAVWKVHEADPDVPFLAAVYPKLVRAHTWWFSHSDPDGDGLPEYLHPYSSGLDDSPVWDHGPRAEPPDLNSYLVLQADRLADIADAIGLPSEAEDWRARAAGHAALLVAERWNGTRFTTLAAGEEVPVRTVLDLMPLLTGRLPADVAATLERTLRSAAFWGEHPVPTVAFDDPAFAPDAMWRGPVWLNVNHLLVEGLRRSGFAATAEELRQRTLAMVRDAGGLYEYWNPLTGARAAGATSGFGWSAALFIDLACGE is encoded by the coding sequence ATGCCCGGCCCCGGCCCCGACCCCGGCCCCGACCCCGGCCCCGGCCACGACCTCGGCCCCGACCTCCCACTCGACCTCGACCTCGAACTCGACCTCGTGGAGCGGCCGTTCACCGAGCGCGGCTCCCGGCTGCTCGTCACGGCCGGCCCGGACGGCCTCCGGGTCGCTCGGGCGCAGTACGAGACCCCGCTCGACGCGACCACCGAACTGACCGCGCTCGTCGTACGCGACCGTGACGGACGCCCCGCCCCCGTCGTCTCGGCGACACCCACCGGGGTGGAGTTCGCGAACGGCGCCACGCTGATGTTCGCCGACACCGCCACCCTCGTCATCGCAGGACGTGACGGTCGGGCCCGCTGGCGGCTGCCGGACGGCACGGAACGCACCCTCGCCCTCACCGGGTGCCACGTCCTGACCGGCCCGCCCGGGCACTGGTCGGCGCCGGCCGTGCGCGCCGCGGCGCGGGCCCGGTGGGACCAGTGGTTCGCCCGCATGCCGGCCGTACGCCCCGACCTCGCGGAGCGGGCCCGGATGGCCTGGTGGACGCTGGCCGTCAACCTGCTGCCGATCGGCGGCCGCGAAGGCCTCGTCCCGTCGAAATACGGGTACGTCGGCGTCTGGAACTGGGACGCCCTCTTCCACGCGGTGGGACTGCGGCACGCCTGGCCCGCGCTCGCCCGCGACCAGATCCTGCTGCTGCTCGACCACCAACTGCCCGACGGCCGGCTCCCCGACGTCGTCCACGACCACGGCGTCCTCGCCGAGACGACCGACCTCCCGCGCTCGGACCTCGCCCGGCTGGGCGAACACGTCGGCCGGGCCAACGGAGCCGCCCCCTCCTCCGGCGTGGTCCCGGTCACCAAACCGCCGCTGGCCGCTTGGGCCGTGTGGAAGGTCCACGAGGCCGACCCGGACGTCCCCTTCCTCGCCGCCGTCTACCCGAAGCTCGTCCGCGCGCACACCTGGTGGTTCTCCCACTCCGACCCGGACGGCGACGGCCTCCCCGAATACCTGCACCCCTACTCCTCCGGCCTCGACGACAGCCCCGTATGGGACCACGGCCCCCGGGCCGAGCCCCCCGACCTCAACTCCTACCTCGTGCTCCAGGCCGACCGGCTCGCGGACATCGCGGACGCGATCGGCCTGCCGTCGGAGGCCGAAGACTGGCGGGCCCGCGCGGCCGGACACGCCGCGCTGCTGGTCGCCGAACGCTGGAACGGCACCCGCTTCACCACCCTGGCGGCCGGCGAGGAGGTACCCGTACGGACCGTCCTGGACCTGATGCCGCTGCTCACCGGACGCCTGCCCGCCGACGTGGCCGCCACGCTCGAACGGACCCTGCGCTCCGCCGCCTTCTGGGGGGAACACCCCGTCCCGACCGTGGCGTTCGACGATCCCGCCTTCGCCCCGGACGCCATGTGGCGCGGACCGGTCTGGCTCAACGTCAACCACCTCCTCGTCGAAGGCCTGCGCCGGTCCGGATTCGCCGCCACCGCGGAGGAACTCCGGCAGCGGACCCTGGCGATGGTCCGCGACGCCGGCGGCCTCTACGAGTACTGGAACCCGCTCACCGGAGCCCGCGCGGCGGGCGCGACCTCCGGCTTCGGCTGGTCCGCGGCCCTGTTCATCGACCTGGCGTGCGGGGAGTAG
- a CDS encoding carbohydrate ABC transporter permease, whose protein sequence is MNHRKQILLHAALALGGLLMLFPFIWMMLASFKGVHQMINEPLAWLPGPWRPQNYPDVLGEVALGRAYWNSMYIAAVTVAATLFTGAMAAYAFARIPFRGSGPLFGLLLATQMVPAQVTIVPLYIMLARFQLIDSHLALILPAVANPFAVFLLRQFIRAVPVELEDAARIDGAGRWTIFWRIILPNIRPGLWTLGIIVFLASWNSYFFPLVFLNTPDLFTVPLLLDSFSSQRGGVDYGLTAALSAMTVVPMLIAFLVGQRKILNSMASSGLGGR, encoded by the coding sequence ATGAACCACCGCAAACAGATCCTCCTGCACGCCGCCCTCGCCCTCGGCGGGCTGCTCATGCTCTTCCCGTTCATCTGGATGATGCTGGCCTCCTTCAAGGGCGTCCACCAGATGATCAACGAGCCGCTGGCGTGGCTGCCCGGCCCGTGGCGCCCGCAGAACTACCCCGACGTCCTGGGCGAGGTGGCGCTCGGGCGGGCCTACTGGAACAGCATGTACATCGCGGCCGTCACCGTCGCGGCCACCCTGTTCACCGGCGCGATGGCGGCGTACGCCTTCGCCCGGATCCCGTTCCGCGGCTCCGGTCCGCTGTTCGGCCTGCTGCTGGCGACGCAGATGGTTCCGGCGCAGGTCACGATCGTGCCGCTGTACATCATGCTGGCCAGGTTCCAGCTCATCGACTCCCACCTGGCGCTGATCCTGCCGGCCGTCGCCAACCCGTTCGCGGTGTTCCTGCTGCGCCAGTTCATCCGGGCCGTCCCGGTCGAACTGGAGGACGCGGCGCGGATCGACGGGGCGGGCCGGTGGACCATCTTCTGGCGGATCATCCTTCCCAACATCCGGCCCGGCCTGTGGACGCTCGGCATCATCGTCTTCCTGGCCAGCTGGAACAGCTACTTCTTCCCGCTCGTGTTCCTGAACACCCCGGACCTCTTCACCGTCCCGCTGCTGCTGGACTCCTTCAGCTCCCAGCGCGGCGGCGTCGACTACGGGCTGACCGCCGCCCTGTCCGCGATGACCGTGGTGCCGATGCTCATCGCCTTCCTCGTCGGACAGCGCAAGATCCTCAACAGCATGGCCTCGTCGGGCCTGGGAGGACGCTGA
- a CDS encoding carbohydrate ABC transporter permease, whose product MSVVTEAPDRRRSRPAPGAPARSVPEPLWRRRDRRWALVFLAPQMLGLLVFLVGPLGFAIVLSFMKWDGLGDATWVGLDNFRAQLTDPYFGRAVWNTVKIGLITVPGGLVVALLLALALHGVRGRTAYRVIYFLPVVTSSVAVSVIWQMILGSGTDGILNGTVHDLFGITLPNWLEDPTWVVPAIAAVTVWSSLGLNVVIFLAGLATIPTSLLEAAKIDGAGPWQTLRSVILPMLSPTVFFTVVVSVISSFQAFDLIYVLVNPDHNEGAQTIVYKVYQQGFREFHFGLSSAAALILLLLTLIVTAVQFKAQKRFVHYES is encoded by the coding sequence GTGAGCGTCGTCACCGAGGCGCCGGACCGCCGGCGCTCCCGACCCGCCCCCGGCGCGCCCGCCCGGAGCGTTCCCGAACCGCTCTGGCGGCGGCGGGACCGCCGGTGGGCCCTGGTCTTCCTCGCCCCTCAGATGCTCGGCCTGCTGGTGTTCCTCGTCGGGCCGCTCGGCTTCGCGATCGTGCTGTCCTTCATGAAGTGGGACGGGCTCGGCGACGCGACCTGGGTGGGGCTGGACAACTTCAGGGCCCAGCTGACCGACCCGTACTTCGGGCGCGCGGTCTGGAACACCGTCAAGATCGGCCTGATCACCGTGCCGGGCGGCCTCGTCGTGGCGCTGCTGCTGGCGCTCGCCCTGCACGGCGTACGGGGCCGCACGGCCTACCGGGTGATCTACTTCCTGCCGGTCGTGACCAGCTCGGTCGCCGTGTCGGTCATCTGGCAGATGATCCTCGGCAGCGGCACCGACGGCATCCTCAACGGGACCGTCCACGACCTTTTCGGGATCACTCTCCCGAACTGGCTGGAGGATCCGACCTGGGTCGTCCCCGCCATCGCCGCCGTGACGGTGTGGTCCTCGCTCGGCCTCAACGTGGTGATCTTCCTCGCCGGGCTGGCCACCATCCCCACCAGCCTGCTGGAAGCGGCGAAGATCGACGGCGCCGGGCCGTGGCAGACCCTGCGGTCGGTCATCCTGCCGATGCTCTCGCCGACCGTCTTCTTCACCGTGGTGGTCTCGGTGATCAGCTCGTTCCAGGCGTTCGACCTGATCTACGTCCTGGTCAACCCCGACCACAACGAGGGCGCCCAGACCATCGTCTACAAGGTCTACCAACAGGGTTTCCGCGAGTTCCACTTCGGCCTGTCGAGCGCCGCCGCCCTGATCCTCCTGCTGCTGACGCTGATCGTCACGGCGGTCCAGTTCAAGGCGCAGAAACGCTTCGTCCACTACGAGTCGTGA
- a CDS encoding ABC transporter substrate-binding protein has translation MPVKRRTVLVAVAAALSLSACSGSGGAGLAGGGNDGKDGKVVLRWSTWGSAEDMAVFKAFTDGFAKKYPDITLKLEPVASYEDYHPKLITQLTSKTAPDVFYVGDDHIGKLVADGVLAPLDEQLAGPSSKSRPADFFEGIYGGAKKAGVTYGVPNDTNPEVLWFDKKALAAAGITEDPAALNESGRWTMAAYLEMNAKLKAAGRYGSIFWNWYGANYSMVNGFGGKVWQNGDFVAPSDPKARAALKTLADGYRDKTFASADLLPEGNSAATQFIKHKAGFYAGGRWVIESIKKGGDLDNYDIVPFPSESGQPIRGAVAASYLTINKDTPHLKEAFTFLSEFVSKEGQQLRLKGGSAVPSIKGAEGLVTDGNYPAHARTFIDVRDKGFANYPDEVAVPGLTKAVNDHLMKIWEGKLGFDEGMTELQSLVDGMTGPRG, from the coding sequence ATGCCCGTCAAGAGAAGAACCGTCCTGGTCGCCGTCGCGGCCGCGCTGTCCCTGTCGGCGTGCAGCGGCTCGGGCGGCGCCGGACTCGCCGGCGGGGGCAACGACGGCAAGGACGGCAAGGTCGTCCTGCGCTGGTCGACCTGGGGCTCGGCCGAGGACATGGCCGTCTTCAAGGCCTTCACCGACGGGTTCGCCAAGAAGTACCCGGACATCACGCTCAAGCTCGAACCGGTCGCCTCCTACGAGGACTACCACCCCAAGCTGATCACCCAGCTCACCTCGAAGACCGCACCCGACGTCTTCTACGTCGGTGACGACCACATCGGCAAGCTCGTCGCCGACGGCGTGCTCGCGCCGCTCGACGAGCAGCTCGCCGGACCGTCGAGCAAGAGCCGGCCCGCGGACTTCTTCGAGGGCATCTACGGCGGCGCGAAGAAGGCCGGAGTCACCTACGGCGTCCCCAACGACACCAACCCCGAGGTCCTCTGGTTCGACAAGAAGGCCCTGGCCGCCGCCGGGATCACCGAGGACCCCGCCGCGCTCAACGAGTCCGGCCGCTGGACCATGGCCGCCTACCTGGAGATGAACGCCAAGCTGAAGGCCGCCGGCAGGTACGGCTCCATCTTCTGGAACTGGTACGGCGCGAACTACAGCATGGTCAACGGCTTCGGCGGCAAGGTCTGGCAGAACGGCGACTTCGTCGCGCCGTCCGACCCGAAGGCCCGCGCGGCGCTCAAGACCCTCGCCGACGGCTACCGGGACAAGACCTTCGCCTCCGCCGACCTGCTGCCCGAAGGCAACAGCGCCGCCACCCAGTTCATCAAGCACAAGGCGGGCTTCTACGCAGGCGGCCGCTGGGTCATCGAGAGCATCAAGAAGGGCGGCGACCTCGACAACTACGACATCGTGCCCTTCCCCTCGGAGTCCGGGCAGCCGATCCGGGGCGCGGTCGCCGCCTCGTACCTGACCATCAACAAGGACACCCCGCACCTGAAGGAGGCCTTCACCTTCCTGAGCGAGTTCGTCAGCAAGGAGGGCCAGCAGCTGCGGCTGAAGGGCGGCAGCGCGGTGCCGTCCATCAAGGGTGCCGAGGGCCTGGTGACCGACGGCAACTACCCGGCGCACGCCCGCACCTTCATCGACGTACGCGACAAGGGCTTCGCGAACTACCCCGACGAGGTCGCGGTCCCCGGCCTGACCAAGGCCGTCAACGACCACCTCATGAAGATCTGGGAGGGCAAGCTCGGCTTCGACGAGGGCATGACCGAGCTCCAGAGCCTGGTCGACGGGATGACGGGCCCGCGCGGGTGA
- a CDS encoding SDR family NAD(P)-dependent oxidoreductase codes for MNTLQNKVAIVTGGASGIGRATARLFAAEGAAVVIADLADATGTVREIEADGGRAVAVRADVSSEADCERIVNTAVETFGALHVLFNNAGIIRRQTALEISADDWDRVMAVNVRSVYLMCRFAIPLMKEGGSIINTGSGWGMKGGGNALSYCASKAAVVNMTRALAIDHAAAGIRVNSVNPGDTMTPMLRDEARQLREDWATFEKDAADRPLGRAGAPEEIANAVLFLAGEASSYVTGSALVVDGGGLA; via the coding sequence ATGAACACCCTGCAGAACAAGGTCGCCATCGTCACCGGCGGCGCTTCCGGAATCGGCCGCGCCACCGCCCGGCTGTTCGCAGCCGAGGGCGCCGCCGTGGTCATCGCCGACCTGGCGGACGCGACCGGGACCGTGCGCGAGATCGAGGCCGACGGCGGCCGGGCCGTCGCGGTCCGGGCCGACGTGTCGTCCGAAGCGGACTGCGAGCGGATCGTGAACACCGCCGTCGAGACGTTCGGCGCCCTGCACGTCCTGTTCAACAACGCCGGGATCATCCGCCGCCAGACCGCGCTGGAGATCTCCGCCGACGACTGGGACCGGGTGATGGCCGTCAACGTCCGCTCGGTCTACCTGATGTGCCGCTTCGCGATCCCCCTGATGAAGGAGGGCGGCTCCATCATCAACACCGGCTCCGGCTGGGGCATGAAGGGCGGCGGCAACGCCCTGTCCTACTGCGCCTCCAAGGCGGCCGTCGTCAACATGACGCGCGCCCTGGCCATCGACCACGCCGCCGCCGGCATCCGCGTCAACTCGGTCAACCCCGGCGACACCATGACGCCGATGCTCCGCGACGAGGCGCGCCAGCTCCGGGAGGACTGGGCCACCTTCGAGAAGGACGCCGCGGACCGGCCGCTGGGCCGCGCGGGCGCGCCCGAGGAGATCGCCAACGCGGTGCTGTTCCTCGCCGGGGAGGCGAGCAGCTACGTCACCGGCTCCGCGCTCGTCGTCGACGGCGGCGGCCTCGCCTGA
- a CDS encoding ATP-NAD kinase family protein has protein sequence MIVGLIVNPVAGLGGAVALKGSDGPDIQARALALGAVPRAAARAAGALRTLRTRRPDVRIRTVAGPMGEDSARAAGVPYEIAHRPPGRGTGTTGGADTRAAVAALRGVDLLLFAGGDGTARDVLDAGPRGAVLGVPAGVKVYSGCFGVSPFASGTAAAAFDGATVDAEVVDLDEEAYRSGRVGARLYGTLRVPAARARLSGRKTGSVAAPGSAESIARAVVASMRPGAAYALGPGGTTLAVGRELGLELTPLGVDVVRDGVLLASDVTEHDLLTIAMSQVTHGVLSVLGGQGFLIGRGNQQFSPRVLDRLAGIVVLATEQKLAALGGRPLLVDSGDPATDAAFSGPARVVTGHRASVVYRIQSASEDS, from the coding sequence GTGATCGTCGGCCTGATCGTGAACCCCGTCGCGGGCCTCGGCGGCGCGGTCGCGCTCAAGGGCAGCGACGGCCCGGACATCCAGGCCAGGGCCCTCGCCCTGGGCGCGGTGCCCCGGGCGGCGGCCCGCGCGGCCGGCGCCCTCAGGACGCTCCGCACCCGGCGCCCCGACGTCCGCATCCGTACGGTCGCGGGCCCCATGGGCGAGGACAGCGCCCGCGCCGCCGGGGTGCCGTACGAGATCGCGCACCGCCCGCCGGGCCGGGGGACGGGCACGACCGGCGGGGCGGACACCCGGGCCGCGGTGGCCGCGCTGCGCGGAGTGGACCTGCTGCTGTTCGCCGGCGGGGACGGCACGGCACGCGACGTGCTGGACGCAGGGCCGCGCGGGGCGGTCCTCGGGGTGCCGGCCGGGGTGAAGGTGTACTCCGGGTGCTTCGGGGTCAGCCCGTTCGCGTCGGGGACGGCGGCCGCCGCGTTCGACGGGGCGACGGTCGACGCGGAGGTGGTCGACCTGGACGAGGAGGCGTACCGGTCCGGCCGGGTCGGCGCCCGGCTGTACGGCACCCTCCGGGTACCCGCGGCCCGGGCGCGGCTCAGCGGCCGCAAGACCGGGTCGGTGGCGGCGCCCGGCTCGGCGGAGTCGATCGCGCGCGCGGTGGTGGCGTCCATGCGGCCGGGCGCCGCGTACGCGCTGGGGCCGGGCGGGACCACACTCGCCGTGGGCCGTGAACTCGGCCTGGAACTGACGCCGTTGGGGGTCGATGTCGTCCGGGACGGGGTCCTGCTCGCCTCGGACGTCACCGAGCACGACCTGCTCACCATTGCCATGTCACAGGTCACGCATGGCGTGTTGTCCGTACTCGGCGGCCAGGGCTTCCTGATCGGCCGCGGCAACCAGCAGTTCAGCCCCCGCGTCCTGGACCGGCTCGCCGGGATCGTCGTCCTCGCCACCGAGCAGAAACTCGCCGCACTCGGCGGCCGCCCCCTGCTCGTGGACAGCGGGGACCCCGCCACCGACGCCGCGTTCAGCGGACCCGCCCGGGTCGTCACCGGCCACCGCGCCTCCGTCGTCTACCGCATCCAGTCAGCGAGCGAGGACTCATGA